AGAATTATCCGATTATGGATCCAAGAAGGAACTCATCAAACTCCTCTCACAAGTAAAACATTAAACTGATGACTATTCATTTATGAATCAAACCGAAGTAGTTCCGAACCCAATTTCGATTAAACTCCCATCATCGGCAGCAGAAATTATTAGTTTAATCCCACTTCAGAGACACACACGCTTGGCTCGAAACAACCTGAGAAAGAAATTACCGTGGTGCGTCTTCATTAGAACCGGTATCAAAACTCGCAGAGCGATATAGTTCGCTCTATTAGAGTTTCAAATTATCTGGCAGCTCGCTCTCACTCAGAAGACCCACTGCCTCCTTGATTATATTCTCACATATTACGCGTTTCTTGTTTGCCCTGCAAAGAAGCGAGATTGGGGTTTCGGCAAACTCAATTTTGTACCTTCCCCTGCCTGCTGCTTTGTATTTGATAATTTAACAATTAAAGGCTGTTGGCGGAGGTGATCTCGACGCAAGGGCCGATCTGTAGTGTGCACTGTATCCGTGGGTGATCGATTTTCTGCCTGATCTTCTGGGGTTACGTGTGAGCTCGCACAGGTGGGAGAGGTGCTTAGCCTTAGGTATTCCCCAAGGCGGTATACTGCGCTGATAATGGCAGTCAAACCTTGATGATAATTGGGAATCAGCAGAGCTTTATTATGCTGTCATGGGGTTAACAATCCGGGTGAAAGCAGCCTATACGGTTTCCAATTTGAATTGATTCCATCACGAGTGGAACTTGAACGCAAGTTCAAGGTTCATCACTTGAATAATTCAGGGCGTTTTCATAAGTCAACAAAATAAACCATTTCACCATAAGTCGCCTGCATAAAACCCCCCAATTCCAATgcgtttccataagaaaaaagaTGTTGGTTTGCCTTTTAAAGGGGCGAATATTAAATAGATAAACCTATGCTTGATGAACATCCCAATTCTATCATCAATAGACTCCTGCGCCATATACATTTGCTATTGTGAACTATACAGGGTGCGTCTCTGACTCAGTGACTCGtaccaatattttaacagtagattcttcaggtcaaaagaaacaattttttcctttaccattttttccgaatttgctcggtttaaaagatacaggctgttgaaaacccatctctctgtctcacaaacggttttatgaaatgagatgaatttcggaatataatcttccatttatttgatcaaTTTCTTTAGACCACAAGAAATCACCCACGTCttatctcattatgaccattacttaccataaaaataccaaaaattcaaagaacccaactcttgaaactaagttggacgctatctattgaatatttgagcgttttgtaaaataaaagtaattttcatattttctcgtataatgcgccgttttcgattaatttgattttcaaaaatatctgtgaaattcgaaaaatttggtgcTTTGACCGGATGCATTTCTTTTTAAAAGACTCATAGATGTGTTGAgttacagatttagctataggaaaaaagtgtttgttttgacctcaagaatttactgttaaaatatttgtacgagtcaaatactcaccctgtatagaatatAGATGGATGGAATTACAATTAAACAACAGTATGATTGGAATCAAGTCATTTTCTCCGAATAGGAAGATTTCCTCAATCAAAATGAACGATGACGAATTCGAAATAAAACGAATTGAAAAACGTAAGACTGTCTTGCctgttcaaaaaattttcctAGAAGAGAACAATGAAAAATTACATATCCGCCTTATAATTTTGATATTACTCAACGATATTGCCTTTTCATTACTTATCCTCAGTTTCAATCGATAACATTCAAAGATATTTTAATCAATGCAGTTTGACGTAATGCTTGTGAATAATGTCATAGGCGAATTCCTATGCACTTCCAATTCAGCACAATTAGGACAATTGGTTTGACCTAATTTGTACCGGGCTCTACTTATACTAGTTGCCCCAGTACCACATATGTTATGAAAAATACTCTCATCCGATATATAAATTTTTGTAATTCACATTTGTGATATacgatatttgaaattataaaaaaaatttttattaattttctaACATTCTTGtttatataaatgaatatttttatggaaaacgGCAATGTTTAATTTGACTCTCTTTTTGTTTCAGGGGTTACATTCAGAGCACACAAGCTCATCTTAGCAGCATGCAGTAAGCACCTAGCTGATCTGTTCGAAACAGCTCCAGCGATGCTGCATCAGAATCTGTTGGTGATACTGGACGGTACATCTGCCTCCAACATGTCAGCTCTTCTGGAATTCATGTACAAGGGAGAAGTACATGTCTCTCAAGACGCGCTTTCGAGTTTCCTCAAAGCTGCTGAGTGCCTTCAGGTGAGGAAAATTATTTTCACAACCTCTATAGTCGTCCTGGTTTGGCAAATATCGACAAACTCTTGGCAGACAGGAATTTTCAATGGGACTGACGTCATCAATTTGAACACAATTGTTCTATAAGGGTCCAATCTTCCTGATCGAATGATTAAATACAGTTTCGTATAAAGAAATCCTGGTACTCGGTTTCAAACTCCTTTTCTTCTTTTCAGGTCAAAGGTCTCAGTATCGAACACGAGAAATTAGCAGTAGCCCAAGGGCATCCAAACATGGATACCACCCTGGATTCCACGATACCACGGAAGCGTCTGAATATCCTGAAAGAAGAAATGGATAGTCAGAATAGTCACCAACAACAGCAGCAGCAACAACAACAGCAACAgcagcaacaacagcaacctcAGTCAAGTCCGTCCCCTAGCTATTCACCTGCGATGTCACCATACATGCAGCCACCCCACCATTACAGGCAATACGACCAGAGAATACCATCGAGCGGTTCGGCATTCGACAATTTGAATAACATCAAGAGATCCCAGAGGAGTCCACCAATCGAGCAGGCTCTCCAGGACAGGGCGTCTGTTCTGAGAGACGGGAGCAAGTCTGGAAGGCCTGGATCGCCGGGACCCTTGTCATTGGCGTACAGACCGTCGCCGACTTCCTCCTGTCCTTTTCCCAACCAGCCAAACCAGGAGGCAGACGCCCCTCCGGAAAATAGATTCGATCCAGATCCTGCCACTGCACTGATTTGTCCGGAAAGCGACAGTGCCAAT
The nucleotide sequence above comes from Coccinella septempunctata chromosome 4, icCocSept1.1, whole genome shotgun sequence. Encoded proteins:
- the LOC123311007 gene encoding zinc finger protein chinmo-like isoform X1, with protein sequence MEMRAHNYFHSGVEMETQQQQFCLKWNSFGTNLATSFGNLFKSENLADVTLFCDGVTFRAHKLILAACSKHLADLFETAPAMLHQNLLVILDGTSASNMSALLEFMYKGEVHVSQDALSSFLKAAECLQVKGLSIEHEKLAVAQGHPNMDTTLDSTIPRKRLNILKEEMDSQNSHQQQQQQQQQQQQQQQQPQSSPSPSYSPAMSPYMQPPHHYRQYDQRIPSSGSAFDNLNNIKRSQRSPPIEQALQDRASVLRDGSKSGRPGSPGPLSLAYRPSPTSSCPFPNQPNQEADAPPENRFDPDPATALICPESDSANMCQDPGCPEDLRMRMDPTIKLEREEPASSTGGNGNGNCGNNTVSSNNANGSLGNMSNYSHDMDKSDLIPTSLWNTVAAKVNKAGSVNTPDGKKLKCPFCERLYGYETNLRAHIRQRHQGIRVPCPFCSRTFTRNNTVRRHIAREHKTELSLKAFQNQQHPQQQPPVHNHVP
- the LOC123311007 gene encoding zinc finger protein chinmo-like isoform X2, with amino-acid sequence METQQQQFCLKWNSFGTNLATSFGNLFKSENLADVTLFCDGVTFRAHKLILAACSKHLADLFETAPAMLHQNLLVILDGTSASNMSALLEFMYKGEVHVSQDALSSFLKAAECLQVKGLSIEHEKLAVAQGHPNMDTTLDSTIPRKRLNILKEEMDSQNSHQQQQQQQQQQQQQQQQPQSSPSPSYSPAMSPYMQPPHHYRQYDQRIPSSGSAFDNLNNIKRSQRSPPIEQALQDRASVLRDGSKSGRPGSPGPLSLAYRPSPTSSCPFPNQPNQEADAPPENRFDPDPATALICPESDSANMCQDPGCPEDLRMRMDPTIKLEREEPASSTGGNGNGNCGNNTVSSNNANGSLGNMSNYSHDMDKSDLIPTSLWNTVAAKVNKAGSVNTPDGKKLKCPFCERLYGYETNLRAHIRQRHQGIRVPCPFCSRTFTRNNTVRRHIAREHKTELSLKAFQNQQHPQQQPPVHNHVP